Part of the Rhodococcus sp. OK302 genome is shown below.
CAACGCAACCGCGCTCGCCCCCGGTCACACGCTGTACACGGACAAGAAGGTGGAGTTCCCGCCCATCCCGTCGTTTGCACCGGAACACTTCTCGATCCTGCGCGCCGAGAGCGCCGGCAAGTACAAGCAGTTCCGACGCGCCGTCGACCAACTCGACTCCGAAGGCGTCGTTCAGATCCTTCGCAACGACATTCGCGGCGACGCTTCCCCGGTCATGGCCGCCGTCGGACCCATGCAGTTCGAGGTTGTCGCAGCCCGCATGAAGTCGGAGTTCAACGTCGAAGCGAAGATGGAACCGCTCGGCTACGCCCTTGCGCGTCGTACCGATGCCGAGTCCGAGGTGGAGCTCAACCGTCAGCGCGGCGTCGAGGTCTTCACCCGTTCCGACGGCGTCATGCTCGCTTTGGTCAGCGACAAGTGGCGCCTGCAGTACATCCAGAAGGAACTTCCCGATCTGACGCTCGAACCACTCGTCGCCGCTGCTGACTGATGAGTCTGATCGAGGCGCTGTTCGACGCCGAACTACACATCGGCAGCGCCACGATTCTCTGGCGGGAGATCATCGGCAACACCTTCGGCATCGGGTCTGCCATTGCCGGGGCACGGCGTTCGGTGTGGGCATGGCCGGTCGGTATCGCCGGAAATGCCCTGCTGTTCACCGTGTTCATGGGCGCACTGTTCCACACGCCGCAGGAACTCAACCTGTACGGACAAGCCGGCCGTCAACTGCTGTTCATCACCGTCAGCATCTACGGCTGGACGCAGTGGCGACGCGGGGCGCAAAGCTCCGGAAACGCAGTCCTGCCCCATTGGGCATCCACGCACCAGCGCCTCACAATGGTTGCCGTAATGATAAGCGGCACAGTTATTTTCGCTTGGATATTCAATGTCCTGGGATCGTACGGCGCCTGGGCTGAAGCCTGGATCTTCACCGGATCCATCCTCGCCACCTACGGCATGGCCCGTGGGTGGACCGAGTTCTGGCTCATCTGGATCGGCGTCGACGCCGTGGGTGTTCCCCTACTCTTCCGCGCCGGTTACTACCCGTCGGCAATCCTCTATCTCGTCTACGCATTTTTTGTTCTCTGGGGATTCTGGTCATGGCTCCGAATCCAACGACGGACGCCCGTACTCACCTAGCTCCGCCCACCGAGGGAGTGCGACCCGAAACCAACTCCTGGTATGTTTGCCAGCACTATGCAAACCGACGGTCTGTTTACGGGCATCAGGAGCGAAACAATGGAAGACAAGACTTCGCATGGAGCAAGCGGCCACGGTAGTTCGACAAACGGTGGTTCGGCCAACGGTGGTTCGGCTAACGGTGGTTCGACAAACGGCCTCACCAATGGGTCCAACGGATCCAACGGCTCACGAACGAGCAGTTCCGCGGCAACCACAGACACCCTGTCTGTCAGGCCTATCGAGGACGCACTCTCGACCGGGCCGACAGGTGCCTTCACTTTTCCGCTCCCCGACCGAAGCACGGCCGCACACAGCAGCGGAGAGGACCCTTCCATGCCTGCCCCAACCCCCACACCGTCACGTGAATCGTCACGAACCCTCGAGACTCGCAGCCGCACCGTCGTCCGGCGCGACGCGATGGGTGTAGCAGCAGTTCGCGTCGCCGGGCGCCTCACCCACACCGAACTCATTGCCAACCATTCATCACCGTCGGGCACCTATTCAGCCGATCCCACGATCAATCTGGATGAACTGCTTACAATGTTGGGAAGCTACTTGCTGTCCTCAGGCTTCGAGCATCCCGAGATCCATGCAAAACTCGGCGGCCAATCTATCGTCGTCAATCTCGTGTCACCGGAGATCAGCGCAACCTGACTGCACCAGGGCGATTTCCGTGGTCGGTCACGGCCACAAGTTCGTGACCGTCCATGTCCCGTCTGACGTACGCCGGTACAACCACCGCAGGTGTCGGCGACCCGGGTCTGCTTGCCAGAATTCGACGGACTCCGGCTCGAGACACCACGCCCGCCAATCGTCGGAGACAAATGCCGGATCAGCCTCGATGCTGTCGACCGCACCGGCCACCGCACGCTCGTAGTCACGCGAGTCTGCCAGCTCTTGACTTTGCCGGCTCGCCGTCGCCACTGCGCGTGCTGTCACAGACCGTTCGACGAAGTCTCGTGCCCGTATCTGCTCGTCTCCTTCGCGGACCACACCGCGCACACGTACCTGCTGACCACTCTCGCGCCAGTAGAAAGCCAACGAGGCGCGCGGATTGGCCGTGAGCTCAACACCTTTCGGCGATCGAGCCGATCCCGAGAACCAAAAACCGCGGGCGCCGACATCCTTCAGGATGAGGAACCGTGAATCCGGCATGCCCGTATCGTCGACAGTGGACAACGCACACACGTGCGGTTCAGTAACTCCGCCGTCGACGGCTTGACGCAGCCAGGTAAGAAACAACGCACTCGGTGTGGACGGAAATTCAGTCGGAGCATCCGGTGCGACGCCGGTCAGTGCCGGAATGCCTCGGATCCACGCACGTGTATCCAACTCGGGTGAAACGTCCTCGGCCATTCAACGACTGTAATAGCCGCGATCAAGACACGTTGCGCACTACCGAATTACCCAACGACGACGGCTGCAGCATTGCCCACTTGTTCGAGGTCAAGCGGAAACTCGGCATGTCGGACAACGACACGACCGACTCCCAGGTCCGCTCGTAACTGGTGTGCGAAATCCGCCACTTCCCGTCACTGCACAATGCATACCGGTCGTGATAAAAAGCGGACCCCCGCAGCAACATTCCGTCCTCCGGCACCACGACGGTATCCGCGAGACACCACACCCCCGTAGCGGTGTCGCCGTCGACATCGATCTCCGGTTGCCCACACTGATGCTCGGTGATGATGTGGGAGCCGAGTGTGTTCTCGAGGAAGGACACAAATGAATCACGGGAATCGAAGCTGAGCTGCTCGCCGTAGATCGCGGTCGCGTCGACCGTCAATGTATCGGCGAGTTCAACCCACGATTTGGTGTCGAGCGCACGCGCATACCGGTACTTGAGTCGTTGAATCAGAAGTATCGCTTCGAGATCCATGATCCCTGCCTCTCGTGGAGCCACCACCCGCGTCTACCGGGACCTTAACCTGCAGTACGCCGAAGCGGGCATTACTCTCAAAGTTAGTGCAAATCTCGGCGGATAACACGCGATTCGCGACCGTCGATCGTGATCGTGATCTTGTTTCCTACTCTCCGGGTACTCCTGCGTTCGGAACGCTGCCGCCGATCCGTGACACAAACCGACGGAAGCCGTTGCACGGTAACCAATGACGCCGGATATCGGATAGTCGAAGAAGGTGACAAGGTCGTATCTGTGATGATGCAACCATGAACGAATCGCGTCGACGCCTGTCGATCGTCCTGTTCGAAGGATTCGAACTGCTTGACGTCTTCGGCCCACTAGGGCTGTTCGGCATGGTGCCGGAGACGATTTCCGTCGAACTGGTCGGGCCCACTGCCGGACCGGTCCGAAGCAGTCAAGGGACCGAAGTCCTCGCAACGGTGGGATACGAAGACGCCCACCTCCCCGACATCGTTCTGGTGCCTGGCGGACAGGGAACCCGACGTGCTGTTGCAGACCGCGCCTTCCTCGATTGGCTGAACGTGTGGGCGACAGACGCACAACTCGTGACCTCGGTCTGTACCGGGTCCGCTGTCCTTGCCGCGGCAGGACTACTGGACGGCTACCGAGCGACCGCCAACAAGCGTGCCTACGAATGGGCAACATCGCACGGATCATCGGTGACCTGGGTTGCCCGAGCGCGGTGGGTCGAAGACCAGAACCGTTGGACATCCTCCGGCGTTGCAGCTGGAATGGACATGGCGGCCGCCCTCATCGCTCGATTGTGTGGGAGCGCGATGGCCGATGCAATCACCAAAGCTGCCGAACTCGAGGTTCAGACCGACCCGGACTGGGATCCTTTTGCGGCCGTTCACTCCCCAGAATGAGGTACACAATGGTTGACGCATCACGCATACCCGTCGTAGTCGGGGTCGGTGACCTTCGATGGAACCCCGCCGACGGGCACCGTGAACCGCTCGATCTGATCCACGAAGCAACTGTTGCGGCGCTATCGGACAGCGGTCAACCCTCACTCGGAGAACACGTCGACTCCGTGTACGCGATCAAGACAGTCAGCTGGTCCTACGACGACCTCCCGGCACTCCTTGCCGACCGCGTGGGTGCGACGCCGAGGACCACCGCCACCTCGCCCATCGGTGGGCACTGGCCTGCTGCCCTTCTCGATCGCATCGGCGCTGCTATTGCGGCCGGCGAATCCTCGGTGGCACTGCTCGTCGGCGGCGAATCACATGCCAGCACAACTGTGCTGCGAAAGTCCGGCGTCACTCCCGACTCCATCGGGTGGACTGCCGCACCGGGCGGACCTCCCGGCTTCGATCCAAACGACCTGGGTAGCCCCGAGATGCAGCGCGCCGGATTCATAGTTCCGACACGCGTCTACCCGTTGTTCGAAAATAGTTTCAGCGCAACCATCGGCCACGACGCTGCACAGTCCTTGACCTGGTCAGCGCGAATGTATGCCGCGTTCTCCGAGCTTGCAGCAAAGAACCCGGCATCGTGGACGCCGGACGTCCGTACCGTAGAAGAAATCAGCACAATCGGACCAGGCAACCGCATGGTCTCCGAGCCGTATCCACTGATGCTCAACGCCATGCCGTTTGTCAATCAGGCTGCGGCCGTTGTGGTCTGCTCTCTCGAGAAGACCCGTGAGTTCGGCGTCGACGAAGACAAGCTGATCTATCTCTGGGGTGGGGCCGGCGCCACCGATCCACTGGACATATTGAGCCGCAACAATTTCCACGCATCTGCTGCGATGCATGACGCAGTAGACCGCACGCTCGACAGCGCAGGAGTGGGCGCTGATGCTCTCGATATCGTCGACGCCTACAGTTGCTTCCCGATCGTTCCGAAACTTCTGATCCGCGAACTCGGCCTCCCCGACAACACGATCCCCAGCGTCACGGGCGGGCACTCTTTCTTCGGCGGACCGCTCAACAGCTACACCTTGCATTCCATCGCGGAAGTGACACGAAGACTCCGAGCAGACGGCAAACTCGCGCTGGTCCACGGCAATGGCGGATTCCTGACCCACCAACACGCTGTACTGCTGTCCGCGTCCGCTCATGCGGACGGATACATCGGAAATCCGGAAGCTCGCTCGCTTTCCGCGGACGCGCCCGAACTTGTCACCGGATACAGTGGCAACGCGGAAATCATCACGGCCACGGTGGAATACGGCCGAGGCGGTGAACCGGAAACCGGATTTGTCATCGCCACAACACCGGACGGCGGGCGCGTGGCCGGCCACACCGGAGCCGAGAATGCGGCAGAGCTAACGCAGTTCAGTGGCAACAACCCTGCCGCCATTGGTCGCACAGTTCATATCGTCGACGAGAACGGAAAGCTCACCGTGACGTTCTGACAGCGACAGCCGTGTACACCGAGGCATGTTTCTTCCCCGGTGTACATTGCTGGATATTCGGTTGTTCAAGCGGCTGTCGGTGGACTGTTCCCCGATATCGGAACCTGATACGGATCCACCGACATCGGCGGATAGAACCGGGTTTTCCGATCGTCCCCGATCTCGACACTCCACTCGGTGTGGTGCAGCAACCGATGATGGTGACCGCACAAAAGTATGAGGTTGTCGAAATCTGTTGGGCCACTGTCCATCCAATGAACAATATGGTGGGCGTCGCACCATCCCGGCGGGGTTCCGCAGCCGGGAAACGCGCATCCCCCATCCCTGACGGCCAAAGCTCGCCGCTGCGGGACTGTCGCGGTTCGCTCGTCGATTCCATGATTGAGCGGAACACCGTTCTGGTCGAGCAGGATTCGGGTGACCATGCAATCGCAGGCCAGCATGCGGGCGCTGTCGAGGCTGATAGGCCCGGCCCAGTTGGTGATCGCATACCCGAGTTCTTCGGTGGACGGAAGGAGATCTTTGAGAGCTTGCAGGTCCGTGAGGTCTTTCGCGGTGGCCGTGATCGTCAGGTGCGGTTTGACGCCACCTTCAACGGGGCCGAGGCCGGCCATCTCGAAGCGTCGCAGGAGTTCGCAGAAACCGTCGGCGCGTCGAAGTGTCGGGGTACGAAGATCTTTCACGCCGTCAATTTCGGGTGTCGGCTTGGAAAGTCCGGACAGTAGGGCGATCAGCCGGGCGCCGTTGACGGCATCGAGGTCACCTTTGACGCTGACGCGGCCGTACAAACCTTTGGAGGCGTAGAACTCGTTGCGCTCGGAATCCTCGCCGACGGGGATGCCGTCGTCGCGGTTGCCGTATTTCTTTTCGATACGCCGGATGACCGCGCGGATGGCGTCGCAGTCGGAAACTTTTTTCGAGGCGAGGTCCAGAAGGATTTCCCGAGCCTTTTCGACGTCCGTGATATGCATATTCTTGGGTGGGTGCTGGCAGAACTGTGCCACCTGACGGGCCTTCTGCATATCGATGTCACCATCGTGAAAGGACTGTGCGACTACAGGTTCAAGCATGAACAACCGCGCGAGGCTGACCAGTTGGCTGCATTCGCCGATCTCGAGATTGGTGGACCGGTGCAGCCACTGGGCGATAGCCCGAAAGCCCGTGTCGGGGAGAGCGTCACGAGTGAACATCTCGACAACAAGGTGCACCAGGCGGGATTGCATGTCGTGACGCGCGCGAACCAGGTCGAGAACCTCGACTTTGAGACCCTCGCTGTCCAGTTGCCACGCTTCCCGATTCCCCATACATTGATTCTAATCGAACAAGATTTCGATTCCTAGAGACATTTCGGACAGGTTTTCGAGAAGTTTTGATCGAGAGTTGTTGATATACAGGAATATTCGAAGGTTCAGGCAAGAGAATCGACAACGTTAGGACGCCATGAACGGAGGACTGGAATAGTCTCTGATCATGGAATCCATCGTGACATTGAGTATGGAAGACGCCGGCGAGGTGCTGACATTGCAACGCGCTGCCTACGTCTCCGAGGCGCAAGCTCACAGCGATATGAGCCTTCCTCCACTGACGCAGTCATTGGAGGAGCTGGTCACTGAACTGTCCGACCCCGAAGTGACCGCGATCGGATTACGCAGCGAAACTGCTCGTCTTGTCGGAGCGGTACGCCTGAATATCGCAGCGGCTCGTCCGCACGTGGCTGAACTTGGCAGGCTGATCGTGGCGCCGGACAGGCAGGGCCGGGGGCTTGGCAGTCGACTGCTCGGGCTGGCGGAGAGTCACCTGCCTGCAACGGTAACCGATTTGCGGTTGTTCACCGGCGAGTTCAGCACCGGCAATCTTCGACTCTACGAACGGTTCGGCTACAAGGAAACCCATCGCACACCAACCCCGAGTGGCTATGCGCTGGTCCATCTATCCAAGCAATTGCGCTAAGCACAACGACAACGCCGGGCCGCCGCGCATCATTTCGATGTGCGACGACCCGACTTCAACGTGAGCTAGAACTCGACCAACTGACGTCTAGCCGTCGAGGTCGGCGAACAACTCCATCCACTGCTCTTCGGCAGCTTCCTTGCTCGCGATAACCGACTTGAGTTCGGCACCGAGCGACTGCAGCTTGTCCGAGTCGGTAGCCGCATCGGCGAGTGCCGCATGCAGCTGCTTCTCACGGTCGTCGAACTTGGCGATGGAACGTTCGAGCTTCGAAAGTTCCTTGCGTGCAGCACGATCCGCAGCACCATCGCGCACCTGCTTGCTCTTGGACGCACCGCTGGCGGTGGAGGCCACGGACGGGTTGTCGCCGTCCCCCATTGCTGCGCGCCGCTTCAAGTAGTCCTCGATACCGAGCGGCAGGTTGGTGAGCTTGCCGTCGCCGAAGAGCGCCCAGGTGGTGTCACAGATACGTTCGATCAGGTACCGGTCGTGGGAGATCACGACCATCGTGCCGGCCCAGCCGTCGAGCAGATCCTCGAGTTGCTGAAGGGTGTCGATGTCAAGATCGTTGGTGGGCTCATCGAGGAGCAGAACGTTGGGCTCTGCCATGAGAACACGCGTCAACTGCAGGCGTCGACGCTCACCACCGGACAGGTCACCCACCGGCGTCCGCTGACGAGCGGGCGTGAAGCCCAAGCGCTCGGCCAACTGACCGGCAGATACTTCCTTGTCACCCAAGGTGATTCGCTCTGCGACATCCTTGACCGCGTCGAGCACCCGCATGTCGGTCGGCAGATCGTCGAGTTCCTGCTTGAGCCAACCGATGTGTACGGTCTGACCCTGAATACGGCGTCCGGCAGCAGGTTCCAGCTCTCCGGCGAGGGTACGCAGAAGCGTCGTCTTGCCCGAGCCGTTGACGCCGACCAAACCGACGCGCTCGCCGGGAGCGAGACGCCACGTCAGATCGTCGACCAGCATCCGGCCGTCCGGCGTTTCGAGGCGAGCGTCTTCGAGCTCGATGACGACCTTGCCCAACCGGCGCTGAGCGAACGACGCCAGCGCGACAGCGTCGCGAGGTGCCGGTACGTCGGCGATCAAAGCCTCGGCAGCCTCGATGCGGTACTTGGGCTTGGAGGTACGGGCGGGAGCGCCGCGTCGTAGCCATGCCAATTCCTTACGCGCCAGGTTGCGACGACGCTCTTCCGCGACGTCACCCTGACGGGAACGCTCGGCGCGGGCGAACACCCAGTCGTTGTAGCCACCCTCGTAGCTTTCGACGCCACCGCCGACAACTTCCCACGTGCGAGTTGCGACAGTGTCGAGGAACCAGCGATCGTGCGTCACGACCACCAGCGCGCTACGACGCGACACGAGGTGCTCGGCCAGCCACTGGACGCCTTCGACGTCGAGGTGGTTGGTGGGCTCGTCGAGTACCAGCAAGTCCAGATCCTGAACGAGAGCGGCAGCCAAAGCTACGCGTCGACGCTCACCACCGGAGAGGCCGTCTACCTTGGCGTCGAGGGCAGACCGCTCGCCGCCGGCTCCGAGGTTGTCGATTCCGATTCCCGAGAGCACCGAGCGGATGCGGGCGTTGCCGGCCCACTCGTGCTGAGCGACGCCCAGTGGCCCGAGAACGATGTCGCCGACAGTGGATCCGGGAGGCAGCACACCGCGCTGCGTGACTACCGCCATCCGCAATCCGCCGACTCGGCTGACCCGACCGGAATCGGGTTCTTCGACGCCCGCGAGGACCTCGAGCATTGTCGTCTTGCCGCCACCGTTGAGGCCGACGACGCCGATGCGCTCGCCTTCCTCGACGCCCATCGACACTCCGTCGAGCAACGGCTTGACGCCGAATGACTTCGACACGTTTTCCAGATTGATCAAGTTAGCCATCAGTGCTGTCCCTTTGCCGCTTTGTCGAGTATTCGTGCTCCGGGTACGGGTCCGCTCGCCACGCGAACGGTGCGGCACACCCCCGCTCCCGCAAGTTCTGCGCTCACGTCCAAGGCGGACTGAGCGTCACTGCAGAGAAAAGCGCATGTCGGTCCGGATCCGGACACCATGCCGGTCAGAGCCCCGGCGTCGACACCCGCGCGCAGCGTCCGCCGTAGTGCCGGATTGAGCGATAACGCCGCCGCTTGCAGATCATTTCCGAGTAGTGGTGCAAGTTGTCGTGGATCACCGGTCGTGAGGGCCGAAATCAGGTCGTCCGCGTCGCCGAGTCGGTTCGGTGAACCCTCACTGCGCAGTCTATCGAGTTCACGGAACACGACGGGCGTGCTCAATCCGCCCTTGGCCAGCGCCAATACCCAATGGAAGGTGCTTCGAGTCAGTACGGGAACCAGGTGCTCGCCGCGGCCTGTCCCCAAAGCGGTACCCCCGTGCAACGAAAAAGGAACATCGCTGCCGAGCCTGGCCGCAAAACTGTCCAAGTCACGACGCGAGAGTTCCAACTTCCACAGCGCGTTGAGCGCAACGAGCGTTGCCGCCGCGTCGGCGCTTCCACCGGCCATCCCGCCGGCGACGGGAATTCCCTTGTCGATGAGAATCTCGACGTCGGCGTCCACACCGGCCTCGGCCGACAGCAACTCCGCTGCCTTCCATACGAGGTTGGTGCGGTCGACGGGAACTGCCGCGGCGTCGTCTCCGGTCACGATCACGGACAGGCCGTCGGACGGCGTCACGGTGACGGTGTCAGCGAGAGACAGAGCTTGGAAGACGGTAGTCAGATCGTGGTAACCGTCGGCGCGCAGGTCCCCGACAGCCAGGTGGAGATTCACCTTGGACGGGGCCCGGACTATAACTGGGCGAGGGACGACGGAGAGCACAAGGAACAACAATAGGCGCTGCGAACACCCAGGCGAAAACATGCGACCAGCGGAACAACTCTGGACGCCCCCGTCACCCGACAAGTGTGCCCGGATCGCACCTCACTTCACTGCTCTTACTCCCACTCCCAGTCCGACCACTGCCACGCTCACCGCAGCAACAATTCCTGCAAGGACGCTCCCTGAGGCGAAGTCGCCGGCAAACAACGCACGCTCCGCATCAACGACGTACCCCAGCGGATTGATGTTCACGAGAACCTTCATCCAACCTGGCGCATCGTCGAGCGGAAGCATGGTTCCCGACAGAATCAGAAGCGGGAACATCAGTGTCTGCTGCACTACCCAGAACATCCAATCCTGCTCACGCACAGCCAAAGCCAAAGCATAGGACAAGGCCCCGAGGCCGACGCCGAATACTCCGAGTAGAACGATGCCAGCTGCTGCGCCGGCCGCATTCACGTCCAGTCCGAGCGGTAGGGCGACCAGAACGATGAGAATCGCCTGTGCTGCAAGCGGAACCATCTCTTTGCATGCACGACCGATCAGCAGCGACGAACGGCGCAGCGGCGTCACCAGCATTCGTTCGTGAGATCCCTGTTGCATTTCCAAGAGCAGATTCGATCCCGTCATGGTCGTTCCGAAGATTGCGATCATCACCAGAACACCCGGGATGAACCAATTCCACACGCCGTCACCGGTTCCCGGAACACCTTTGAGTAGTGGCCCGAACAGTGCAAGCAAGATCAGCGGTTGAATCAGGCTGAAAATGATACTGACGGGGTCGCGCAGCATCGGCCGCAACTCACGACCCATGACAATGGCGCTATCTCGAACAATATTGCCGCGCACTACAGCTGGACTACCAAGAGTCATAGTCATCGCAATTTCCTTTGTCGTCAGAGTTCAGGACGCAGCCGCTGCGGCGCTTTCGCGCAAGCTACGGCCGGTGAGGGTGAGGAACACGTCGTCCAGAGTTGGACGCGTGATATCGGCGGTCAGCACGTGCGCTCCGCGGGATTCGGAATCACGTAGAAGTACCGGAAGTGTCGAATCTCCCTGGCTTGCACGGATACTCAACCGTGATCCATCAACTTCGATCTCGCGAACCGTGATGAGCTGCTGCGCTGCCGACGCCGCAATCCTGGCCTCCTCCGCGGTCTCGAAAGTCACGACAAGATGATCTCCGGCCAAATCGGCCTTGAGCGCAACTGCTGTGTTGTCCGCGATTACCGTTCCCTCGTCGATCACGATGACGCGTTCGGCCATCGAATCGGCTTCTTCCAAGTAGTGCGTCGTCAGCACAATCGTCGTGCCCATCTCGCGGCGCAACCGCAGAATGTGCTCCCACAGATTTGCCCGACTCTGCGGGTCCATCCCCGTCGTCGGCTCGTCGAGAAATAGGAGCGGTGGACGATGCACCAAACCCAGAGCGATATCGAGCCGCCGCCGCTGCCCGCCCGAAAGGGTGCTGACCTTGCGAGTCGCCAATTCCTCGAGTTCGAGATCGCCGAGCAATTCGTCGGCGCGGACCTGCGAACTCGGCTTTGTCATTCCGTAGCAGAGTCCCTGCGTCACCAACTCGTCCCGAACGCGCTGGTTGTGGCCTGCTCCGTTCCCCTGCCCGACGTAACCGAGCCTCGATCGCACCTCGCTGCGAGCATCGGACACGTCGAAACCGGCAACCTTTGCCGTGCCGGATGTCGGCTCGAGCAGTGTCGTCAACATCCGTAGGGTGGTCGATTTACCGGCACCATTAGGTCCGAGTAGCGCCACCAACTCTCCCTCGGCAACATCGAGGGTGACACCTTTCACCGCTTCGACCAGCTTCTTTCCCTGCACGAAGTGCTTGGTGAGCGCCTTCGTCTCGATCATCGGCCCGCTGTAACTCACGATGTCGGCCTCCGCTTTCTCTCGATTGGTCGGGTGGGAATTCAACCTAAAATCAATTGCGGACCATTACGGTCCTCAATCTCTGCAAAACTGGGATTCATGAAAGAGACGTCGGCTCGCCTACTGCGGTTGCTGTCCCTGCTTCAAACCCGGCGGGACTGGTCCGGTGCCGAGCTTGCGGATCGGCTCGCCATCACCCCGCGCACAGTTCGCCGCGACGTCGATAGACTCCGTGACCTGGGGTATCCCGTCGACGCCAGCGTCGGAGTGGGCGGCGGCTACCGCCTGGGCGCCGGCGTCGAGATGCCGCCGCTTCAACTCGACGACGAGGAGGTACTGGCCGTAGCGCTGTCGTTGCAGTCCGGTGCCGCCGGATCTGTAGTCGGTATCGGCGAGGCCTCGATGCGCGCGCTGACAAAACTGCGCCAGATTATGCCGTCGCGGTTGCGTCACCGACTCGAATCCCTGCAGATCGACGTTGTTTCCACGCCGCCGGCAGCAAGTGCTGTTGACGCCGGAGTATTGACAGCGATCGCGTCCGTCTGTCACAACCATGAGCGCCTGAGATTCGACTACACCACGCACGGCGGCGCTATCAGCCGACGCGAGGTGGAACCTTATCGACTGGTGCGTTCGGGATTGCGATGGTATCTGGTTGCCTGGGATCTGGGCCGCGACGACTGGCGCTCGTTCCGCGTCGACCGTATGGAGCCTAAAATCCCGACGGGCCCGCGCTTTACACCGCGAGAACTACCGGCCGGCGGAGCTGCGGAATACGTATCCGCCGGCGTCGCTCGCGCGTACACATCTACGCGCGCAACAGTTTTGCTTCATGCATCGATCGAAGAGGTCGCACCGATGGTCGGTGAGCAGTGGGGATCGGTCGAGTCTTCCGACGAAGGTCGTTGTGTAGTAGCACTTTCCGGCACGTCACTACGCTCGATCGCGCACTGGCTACGAGCCTTCGATGTCGACT
Proteins encoded:
- a CDS encoding HNH endonuclease signature motif containing protein, with the translated sequence MGNREAWQLDSEGLKVEVLDLVRARHDMQSRLVHLVVEMFTRDALPDTGFRAIAQWLHRSTNLEIGECSQLVSLARLFMLEPVVAQSFHDGDIDMQKARQVAQFCQHPPKNMHITDVEKAREILLDLASKKVSDCDAIRAVIRRIEKKYGNRDDGIPVGEDSERNEFYASKGLYGRVSVKGDLDAVNGARLIALLSGLSKPTPEIDGVKDLRTPTLRRADGFCELLRRFEMAGLGPVEGGVKPHLTITATAKDLTDLQALKDLLPSTEELGYAITNWAGPISLDSARMLACDCMVTRILLDQNGVPLNHGIDERTATVPQRRALAVRDGGCAFPGCGTPPGWCDAHHIVHWMDSGPTDFDNLILLCGHHHRLLHHTEWSVEIGDDRKTRFYPPMSVDPYQVPISGNSPPTAA
- a CDS encoding DJ-1/PfpI family protein, encoding MNESRRRLSIVLFEGFELLDVFGPLGLFGMVPETISVELVGPTAGPVRSSQGTEVLATVGYEDAHLPDIVLVPGGQGTRRAVADRAFLDWLNVWATDAQLVTSVCTGSAVLAAAGLLDGYRATANKRAYEWATSHGSSVTWVARARWVEDQNRWTSSGVAAGMDMAAALIARLCGSAMADAITKAAELEVQTDPDWDPFAAVHSPE
- a CDS encoding pyridoxine/pyridoxamine 5'-phosphate oxidase, giving the protein MAEDVSPELDTRAWIRGIPALTGVAPDAPTEFPSTPSALFLTWLRQAVDGGVTEPHVCALSTVDDTGMPDSRFLILKDVGARGFWFSGSARSPKGVELTANPRASLAFYWRESGQQVRVRGVVREGDEQIRARDFVERSVTARAVATASRQSQELADSRDYERAVAGAVDSIEADPAFVSDDWRAWCLEPESVEFWQADPGRRHLRWLYRRTSDGTWTVTNLWP
- a CDS encoding GNAT family N-acetyltransferase, whose protein sequence is MESIVTLSMEDAGEVLTLQRAAYVSEAQAHSDMSLPPLTQSLEELVTELSDPEVTAIGLRSETARLVGAVRLNIAAARPHVAELGRLIVAPDRQGRGLGSRLLGLAESHLPATVTDLRLFTGEFSTGNLRLYERFGYKETHRTPTPSGYALVHLSKQLR
- a CDS encoding acetyl-CoA acetyltransferase; this translates as MVDASRIPVVVGVGDLRWNPADGHREPLDLIHEATVAALSDSGQPSLGEHVDSVYAIKTVSWSYDDLPALLADRVGATPRTTATSPIGGHWPAALLDRIGAAIAAGESSVALLVGGESHASTTVLRKSGVTPDSIGWTAAPGGPPGFDPNDLGSPEMQRAGFIVPTRVYPLFENSFSATIGHDAAQSLTWSARMYAAFSELAAKNPASWTPDVRTVEEISTIGPGNRMVSEPYPLMLNAMPFVNQAAAVVVCSLEKTREFGVDEDKLIYLWGGAGATDPLDILSRNNFHASAAMHDAVDRTLDSAGVGADALDIVDAYSCFPIVPKLLIRELGLPDNTIPSVTGGHSFFGGPLNSYTLHSIAEVTRRLRADGKLALVHGNGGFLTHQHAVLLSASAHADGYIGNPEARSLSADAPELVTGYSGNAEIITATVEYGRGGEPETGFVIATTPDGGRVAGHTGAENAAELTQFSGNNPAAIGRTVHIVDENGKLTVTF
- a CDS encoding nuclear transport factor 2 family protein — encoded protein: MDLEAILLIQRLKYRYARALDTKSWVELADTLTVDATAIYGEQLSFDSRDSFVSFLENTLGSHIITEHQCGQPEIDVDGDTATGVWCLADTVVVPEDGMLLRGSAFYHDRYALCSDGKWRISHTSYERTWESVVSLSDMPSFRLTSNKWAMLQPSSLGNSVVRNVS
- the pnuC gene encoding nicotinamide riboside transporter PnuC; protein product: MSLIEALFDAELHIGSATILWREIIGNTFGIGSAIAGARRSVWAWPVGIAGNALLFTVFMGALFHTPQELNLYGQAGRQLLFITVSIYGWTQWRRGAQSSGNAVLPHWASTHQRLTMVAVMISGTVIFAWIFNVLGSYGAWAEAWIFTGSILATYGMARGWTEFWLIWIGVDAVGVPLLFRAGYYPSAILYLVYAFFVLWGFWSWLRIQRRTPVLT